Part of the Kiloniellales bacterium genome, CCGAGCTGATCGGCCTGGGGGAGATCAAGAAGCTGGCGCCGATCGTCAACACCGAGGGCGTGCTCGGCGCGCTCTACGATCCCCTGGACGGCCATCTCGACCCCTCGGGCACGACCCACGCCTACGCCAAGGCAGCAAGGCTCCAGGGCGCCGAGATCTACCTCCGCAACCGGGTTGTGGAACTGACCCACCGGCGCGACGGGACCTGGGACGTGGTTACCGAGCAAGGCACGATCCACGCCGAGCACGTGGTCAACGCGGGCGGACTCTGGGCCCGAGAGGTCAACGCCCTGGCCGGCATCTACCTGCCGCTGCACCCCATGGAGCACCAGTACCTGGTGACCGACGACATCCCCGAGATCTACGAGCGCGACAGCGAGCATCCGCATGTCCTCGATCCGGAGGGCGAATCCTACCTGCGCCAGGAGGGCCGCGGCTTGGTGATCGGCTTCTACGAGCAGAGTTGCGAGCCCTGGGCGGTCGCGGGCACGCCCTGGGAGTTCGGCCAGGACCTGCTGCCGAACAAGCTCGAGCGGATCGGCGACATCCTGGAGGTCGCCTATCACCGCTATCCGGTCCTGGAGAAGGCCGGGGTCAAGCGGATCATCAACGGCCCCTTCACCTTCGCCCCGGACGGCAACCCCCTGGTCGGCCCGGTGCCGGGCCTCAGGAACTTCTGGTCCGCCTGCGCGGTCATGGCCGGCTTCAGCCAGGGCGGCGGGGTCGGCCTGACCCTGGCCGAATGGATGGTCGAGGGCGAGCCCTCGCGCGACGTCTTCGCCATGGACGTTGCGCGCTTCGGCAACTACTGCACCGAGGCCTACACCCGGGCCAAGGTGAGCGAGAACTACCAGCGCCGCTTCGCGGTCTCCTATCCGAACGAGGAGCTGCCGGCCGGCCGGCCCCTGGAGACCACGCCGGCCTACGAGGTCTGGAAGCGGCAGGGCGCGGTCTTCGGCCAGGGCTACGGCATGGAGGCGGTCAACTACTTCGCGCCCGAGGGCGAGGCGCGCTTCGAGACCCCCAGCTTCCGGCGCTCCAACGCCTTCGAGCCGGTCGGCGAGGAATGCCGCGCCGTGCGCGAGGCGGTCGGCATCAACGAGATCCACAACTTCGGCAAGTACGAGGTCACCGGCCTCGTTGCGGCCGACTGGCTGGACCGGATCATGGCCGGCAGGATCCCGGAGGTCGGCCGCGTTGCCCTGTCGCCGATGCTCAGCCCCAAGGGCAGGCTGATCGGCGACTTCACGATCTCGCGCCTGGCCGAAGAGCGTTTCCAACTGACCGCCTCCTACGGCGCGCAGGCCTATCACCTGCGCTGGTTCCGGCAGCACCTGCCGCATCGGGCCACCGAGGTGCCCGAGGTTGAGGTCCGCAACCTCAGCCAGGAACTGATCGGCTTCCAGATCGCCGGGCCGCGCTCGCGCGAGCTGCTGGCGCGGCTGACCCTGGCCGACGTCTCGAAGGAGGCCTTTCCCTTCCTCGCGGTGCGCGAAATCGACGTCGGTCCCTGCGCGGCCATCGTCCAGCGGGTCACCTTCACCGGCGACCTGGGCTACGAGATCTACGTCCCGGCCGCCAAGCAGCTGGCGCTCTACTATGCCCTGGAAGACGCCGGGAAGGATCTCGGGCTCAGGCCCTTCGGGATGCGAGCGATGATGAGCCTGCGGCTGGAGAAGGGCTTCGGGTCCTGGCTGCGGGAGTACAAACCGGACTACACGCCCGCCGAGACCGGCCTCGACCGCTTCGTCGCCTACAACAAGCCGGCCGACTTCATCGGCAAGGCAGCGGCCCTGGCGGAAAAGGCGGCCGGGCCCGAGCGGCGGCTCTGCAGCTTCACGGTCGAGGCCGCGGACGCCGACGTCTGGGCCGACGAGCCGATCTGGAAGGACGGGGCGGTGGTCGGCTTCGTCACGTCCGGCGGCTACGCCCACTACGTCGAGAAGTCGGTCGCCTTGGGCTTCCTGCCAGTCGAGCTTATCGCCCCCGGCTGCGAGGTCGAGATCGAGATCCTGGGCGAACGGCGCAAGGCACGCCTGATCGAGGCGCCGCTCTTCGACCCCAAGGGCGAGCGGATGCGCGGCTGAAGCCACGCGGCGCAATCGACCGCGAAGACCACCTGGACCGCCTTTCCGGACCTACCGCGGCCTCGCCGGTGGCGGGGCCCGTTCCGATGCCGCGCCTGCGGCCGGCCCCCTGAATCGATCCCAGAATAAAGTAAATATAGCTAGTAAATAAGAAGTTGTTCTTGACAATTACTCAACTTTTATTCATCTTTTCTAAAGCATGAATAGTTCTTTACGCCCAAGCTGCCGAATTGGCTCAGGTATCGGCCAAGATTCGATTTCCTGAGTCCAGGTCCGGACTCGACCAGCCACCGATCTTCGCCGCGCGGAGGCAGGACGTCATGGTCAAGGCACTACGCCCAGAGAATCGACACCCCGATCACGGCCTGGCCCTGGTGGCCGGAGGCCGGAGCGGAAGGCGGGTCCAGGCCCTCGAACCGATGGTGGCCGAAAGGCCCTCCGCTGCGCTGGACAGACAGCTCGAGCGGCTTCGCGCGCAGAACGAGGTCCTGGAACTGATCGCCAGCGGCGCCAGCCTGAACCAAGTTCTTCAGCAGTTGGTGCGGATTGCCGAACGCAGTGTCCGAAGTGGTCGCTGCACGATCGAGCTGAGCGATCCGGAGGTTCTTGGCTCTTGGACCGAACCTCGCCGCGGCAGCGCCCCTCGGGCGCCGATGATGGCGGAATCGCCGGCCGGCCCAGGGACCGGCTTGCTGCGGCCGGAGCCGGCGACTCACCGCGTCGCCGGGACCGAAGCCCGGCGAGAGCGGCATCCTTCGGGCGCGGCTCTGCGCTGCTGGAGCGAGCCGATCCGCGGGCCGCAGAACGAGAACCATGGGATCCTGTCGGTCCAATACCGCGACGACCGCGAGCTGGCCGGGGAAGACCTTGAGGCGATCACCGAGCTGGCCAGGATTGCCGGTATCGCCGTCGAGCAACAACGCCGCGAGCAAGTCCGCCGCCAAGCCAGCGAGCGGTTTACCACGCTGTCCCGGAGCCTGCCCGGAGTCGTCTACCAGTTGCAGGTCACCGCGGAAGGCAGGCTCCGCTACACCTTCCTGAGCGAAGGCCTGCGCGACGTCTTCGGGATCGCACCCGAAGCCGCGCTGGCCGACGCCGAGACCCTGCACGACTGCTACGAAATGGAGGCCGGCGCACCGCTGAGGCAGCGCTTTATCGATGCCTCCAAGTCACTGGCGCTGTGGGAGCACGAAAGCTGGATCACCACGCTGGACGGGCGCCGCCGCTACATTCACGACAGCGCGCGCCCGCATCGCCGGGGCGACGGCTCGGTCATCTGGGAAGGCATCATCCTGGACGCGACGCGGACCAAAGAGGCCGAGGTCGAACTGCGCCGGGCCAAGGAAGAGGCCGAACAAGCCAGCCATGCCAAGACGCGCCTGCTGGCCCAGCTCCGCAGCGCCAACCAGCGCTTCGAATCGCTCGTCGCCAACGTTCCGGGGGTGGTCTACCAGCGCAAGGTGACCCCGGAGGGCGAGATCTTCTACACCTACATCAGCGATGGCGCGAAGGACCTCTTCGGGCTCACGCCCGAGGAGGTGCTCGCAGACTCCCAGGCGCTCTTCAACTGTCACGGCCCGGACTACCGCAAGGGGTTCCGAGACCGGCTTCTGGCGGCCTCGAAGACGCTGTCGCTCTGGGACGTCGAAGCCCAGATCATAACGGCCAGCGGCGAGACGAAGTACACCCATGCCATCGCGCGGCCGCACAAGGAGGCCGACGGCTCGGTCCTTTGGGACGGACTCATCCTGGATTCCACACGGATCAAAAAGGCCGAGATGGCTCTGCGCGAGGCCAAGGACCAGGCGGAGTGCTCGAACCGGGCCAAGACCCAGTTCCTGGCAACCATGGGCCACGAGCTGCGTACCCCGCTGAACGCGATCATCGGCTTCTCGGAGATCATCGCGGATCAGCGCCTCGGGCCGGTCGCCAACCCGAACTATCTCGACTATGCCAAGGACATCCTGGCGAGCGGCCAGGAGCTTCTGCGGCATATCAACGACATCCTTGAGTTCACGCGGCTGGAGAGCGGCGAGCTGCAGCTCTCCGAAGGCGACGTCGACCTCGCGCGTCTTCTGGAGGACGTCGCCGAGGATGCCCGCGCGCTCGCCGTTCCCGGCGGGGCCGAGCTCGTGCTCGCGCCCCTCAAGGACCGGATTCTTCTGCTTGGCGATGAGGAGCGCCTGAGGCGCCTGCTGTGGCACCTGACATCGAATGCCATCAAGTTCACGACCGCCGGGGACCGGATCCATATCGCTGCCGAAGTCGATCCTGACGGCCACGCCGTTCTGTCGATCGCCGATACCGGGATCGGCATGGCCCCTGCAGACATCTCCAAGGCAAAGGAGGTCTTCGCCCAGCTCGACGGCAGGCTGAGCCGCCGCTTCGCGGGACTGGGACTGGGCATTCCCCTGGCCATGGCCATCGCCAAGATGCACGGCGCCACCCTGAGCTTCACCAGCGAGGTCGCGGTCGGCACCAGGGCGACGCTGGTCCTGCCGAAGACCCGCGTCATCACGGGTTCCGGAGAGACCCGCGGGACCCAGGCGGCGGTCGGCCAGGGCCGCCGTCAGCCCCGGACGGGCAACCCATCGCGCGCGCCTCAGGCACCCTTCAAGGGCCCAGGCATCCAAATATAGTTACTGAATAATTAAAATAAAAATCAAGTAATTAATAAAGGTTCTATTGACATTCCAAGTGAACTTCTTCACGTTCGACCGATCAGAAGTCATGACTTTTGACACACCGGAGACCAGCGGAACCCGGTTCAAGATGTCAATCGGCAAGCCTCGAAAAGACCGCCACCGGAACGCCACCGCCCCGCGGCCGCCAGAGATAAGATGAACCGGATAATTACAAATGGGTAGTCCGAAGACCCCGCCAGTTTTGAAAACTGATAATTAAAATAAAAAAGCAATAATGACTGGCTCTCTTCGCCGCCCGGGACTCTGCCTGAGGTAGACGCTATGACCGCATCGCCCGCCTACATGCTTTCCGCTGCCAAGTCGCAGCCACGCAGCACCTGGGAAGACCGGCCGCTCGGGTCGACCCGGGCCCTGCAAAGTGGCGTGGAGAGGCTGCTGGACCGGATGAACATCGCCGTGATCCATGGCGGCGACAAGACGGTGGACGGGGCGGTCATCAACCAGACCGGAAACCCGAGATCCTGGAAAAGCTACAAGAGCGTCGCCGAGGACATTGCGGGCGCGCTCCGCCGGCTGGGCTGCCCCAAGGTCAGCGTGATTCCCGACGACATGCAGCTCGGCCGGCGCCTCGCGGAGGAAGGCATCCATATGGCCTGGCTGAACACCGGCGGCGTCCAGGGCTACAGCCCGCTTAGCCATGCCGCGTCGATGCTGGAGATGATGGGGATACCCTACGTTGGCCACGATCCCATGACCGCGGGCATCCTGGACCGCAAGGACGTGTTCAAGCGCTTTCTGATGGCCCTCGGCTTTCCGACCGCCCCCTTCGTCACCTGGAATATGGCGGAAGGTCCCTTCGATCCCACGACCCACGAACGCTTCTGGCAGGTCCTCGGCGAGCACACGGGACCCTTCATCGTCAAGCCGGTGTCCGGCCGGGCCTCGCTCAACGTCCATTGGGTCGAGACCCGCAACGGGCTTCCGGCGGCCGTGGCGACCGTCCACGAGGCGACCCAAAGCCTCGTGATGATCGAGCCCTATCTGCCGGGCCGGGAATACTGCGTGGCGGTCAGCGGCTACGTCACCGCCGAGCGCCGGGAACTCACACGCCATCGCAACCCCTTCGTGGTCTGCGCCATCGAGCGGGTCTTCCAGCCCGATGAACGCATCGTCACCTCCATGGACCTGCGCCCGATCACCGGCGACCGGCTGCGCGTCCTCGACAAGGAGCGCGACGCCGGGGTCGTGCAGGAACTGGAGAACCTCGCCCGCAACATCTACCGCGAGATGAACATCGAGAGCCTGATCCGCTTCGACGTCCGGGCAGACCGCGCCGGCCGGCTCCAGATCCTGGAGGCCAACCCCAAGCCGGACCTCAAGGCGCCCAGCCGCGATCAGACCAGCCTGGTGGCCGCCAGCCTCTCCGCCTACGGCATGAGCTACGACGACCTCATCCTGTCGCTCCTTGCCGACCGGGTCGACTTCCTGTTCGGCGAGCGGCCGGGCTGCGTCGGCCAGCTAAGGGCCCTGCTCGGGTAAGCCTGGCCCCGGGTTTGGGATGATGGTAGCCCGCCGATGAAGGACGGTCAGCCCCTCAAGAGACGGCTTCTCGACGCCCTGACGATGCTGCTGGTCTCGGGGCTTTCGCTGACTCTGCTCATCTACGTCGGCTTCGGCGAGGCGCAGCGGACCTTCGAGCAGTTTTACCTGGAGAAGATCCAGGCCCAGGGCAGCATCATCCGCGGCACCATGGAGACCTTCCTGCGCGCCGGCCTGCCGATGAAGCAATACGCCGGCTTCAACACCACGGTCGAGCCGGTCCTCCGGTCCGACGGCTCGATCGCCGAGATCGCCGCCTTCGACCGCGCCGGACAGACCGTCTTCAGCAGCCGGGATTCCGGTCTGCCGCTGTTCACCGAGGTCTGGCGCAGCAGCCTGGAAGACGATGCGCGCTTCGAGATCCGCCGCAACCGCGACCACTACCAAGTCGTCCTGCCCTTCCGGAACAAGTTCGAGGTGGTCGGCCACCTCGCGATCTCCTTGCCGCAGTCGGTGATCGACGAGCGGGTCAGGCAGAGCTTCGAACCGCTGGTCTGGGTCAGCCTCTGTCTGTCGGCCGTCTTCACCGTCTTCGTATCCCTGGCCGGACCGGCCATCCGCTCCCGCCGATTGCCCTGGCTGCAGATCGCCTTCGCCATGACCTTCCTGACTATGGCGGTCTTCGTCATCGGCTCGCTGGTCTCGCTCTACTCCGAGGGCGTGCAGGCCAAGACCAAGGCTTTGGCCGACACCCTGGGACATCGGCTGAGCGACATCGTGGCCTTCAACCTGAACATCCGCGAGATCGACGGCCTGGACCGGGTGCTAGGCGAATACCAGCTGCTGAACCCGGACATCAGCGCGGCCGGCCTGACCATCGACGGCCGGGTCGAGATCCACACGGATGAGAACCTGATCGGCAAGGGCTGGGTGACCCAGACCGGCACCTACGAGTACGTCGTCGACCTGACGCCGCCGGACGATCCGCGCAACATCCGGGTCGCGGTCGCCCTGCCAAGCGACATCGTATTCAGCCGGATCGTGCGAAGCGTCAAGAACTTCGCCGCGCTCTTCGTCGCTTCGGCCTTTCTGGCCGGCCTGTTCCTGCAGATCGCGGGCAGCATGCGCCGGCCGGGCGCGCCCTTGTCGGCGGAAGCCAGCGGGAAGGAAGACAACCTGCTGCTGGACCTGGTCAAGCCGGTGTTCTTCGTCGCGGTCTTTCTCGAGCACCTGAACTACGCCTTCCTGCCGCAGTTCATGCACGAGGTCACCGACCGGGTGGGCCTCTCGGCGGGCTTCGCCTCCATCCCCTTCATGACCTTCTATCTGTGTTTCGCCCTGGCCCTGATACCCAGCGGCCACTACGCCCAGCGCTTCGGCGCCCGGCCGCTGATGTACGTCGGCCTGCTGCTCGCCGCTCTCGGTCTCTTCATGCTCAACTTTTCGCAGGTCGACCTGGCGCTGGCGACCTTGGCCAGGGGGCTCTCCGGAATCGGCCAGGGCATGCTGTTCATCGGCGTCCAGTCCTACATCCTGGCGACCGCGGCTCCGGGCCGGAAGACGCAGGGTGCGGCGATCATCGTCCTCGGCTTCCAGGGCGGCATGATCTCGGGCATGGCGATCGGCTCGCTGCTGGTGTCCTACACCGGTCCGGAGGGCATGTTCACCCTCAGCGGCGGCATCGCCCTGGCCCTGGCGCTCTATGCCCTGCTCGTGGTGCCGGCCCGCGCCGCGGCGCCGGCCGAGGCGCAAGGCGGCGGCGCGCTGAGGGACCTGGCCCGGCATCTCTCGCTGGCCCTGCGCAATTCCGATTTCCTGCGGACCATGGTGCTGATCGGCATCCCGGCGAAGGCCGTCCTGACCGGCGTGATCATCTTCGCCCTGCCGCTGCTCCTGGCCAAGCAAGGCTACCGCGAAGAGGACATCGGCCAGATCATCATGATCTACGCCGCCGCCGTCGTGCTCTCCAGCAGCTATGTTTCGCGGCTCGTCGACCGGATCGGCCGGACTCACGAGATCCTGTTCTGGGGCGCGACGATCTGCGGCGCCGGATTGACCCTGATCGCCTTCCTGGACTGGCAGCCGCCCGGTTCCGCCAACTCCGCCCTGCCGACGACGATCCTGATCCTCGGCGTCGCGATCGTCGGCATCGCCCACGGCTTCATCAACGCGCCGGTCGTGACCCACGTCGCCGAATCGGTCTTGGCTCGAAAGCTCGGCGCGGAAAGCCTGACCGCAACCTACCGCTTCCTGGAAAGGGTCGGCCACATAGCCGGGCCGATCGTCATTTCCCAGCTTTTCCTGCTCGGCGGCCAGGAATCGAAGCTGATGCTCTGGGTCGCCGGTGCGATCACCCTCTTCGGCCTGATCTTCCTGGTCAGAACGCCGAGCATCGAGCTCGAAGGCCCCGAGCGGGAGACGGCGTGATGCCGGCGCGCCGCCCGAGGATCCGGAACTACGGGCTGCACCCTATCGGCCTGGTTCTGGTCCTCTGCTGCGGCGCCCTGGCCGGTCCCGCCGCGGCCGCGACCGAGCCCGCCTACTACGAGTGGTTCCGGCCCAGTGCCGGGAACCTGGACAACTGGCTGCTCGAAGACCTCGGGGGCGAGCCCGACCAGCTGCGCATCCGCAGCCGCGAGCGCCGCGGCCTTCGCGCGCCGCGCCGGATCGTCGTTTTGTTCCCGCGGCCGTCGTCCGCCTACGACGCGGCCATGAACAAGATCCTGGACCTCTTTCACGACAAGGGCTTCGATGCGGAGATCCGGGCGATCAACTTCCATCGGGACGATCACCGCGGCCGGCGTGCCCTGGCGGAGGCGGAAGCCTGGGGTGCCGAGCTGATCTTCTCGATGGGCTCGGAATCTACGGCCTGGCTTTGGCGGCACTACCGCGGCGGCCGGATCCCGGTGGTCTCGGTCTGTTCCAAGGACCCGGTCCTGCTGGGCCAAGCGAAGGACTACGAGGCCGGCAGCGGCACGAACTTCGCCTTCACGTCGCTCAACATGCCGGTCGAGGCCCAGATGGCCTACCTGATGGAACTGAAGCCGAACCTCAAGAACCTCGGCATCCTGGTCAACAGCCAGAACCTCAGCGCGGTCGAGACCCAGGCCAAGCCGATGCTGCGCCATGCGGCGAAGCGGGGCGTCCGGGTCCTGTATCTCGACGTCAAAAATCCGAAGGTCGCCGCCAAGGAGCTTTCCAGTCTGGTCGATCGGGCGGTGACGACCATGCGCAAGAACGACCCGACGCTCGACCGCAGCCTGTTCTGGATCACCGGCAGCACAGCGGTGTTCCGGGAGATCGAGGCGATCAACGCGAGCTCGGACCGGGTGCCGGTGCTGAGCGTCGTGCCCGACGTCGTGCGGGCGGGCGACGACAGCGCCGTGCTGTCCATCGGCATCGGCTTCCAGAGCAACGCGCATCTGGCGGCGATCTACGGCATCGACGTGCTGGAAGGCCGGCTTCGGATCGGCGAGGTCGGGGTCGGCATCGTCTCGCCCCCCGACATCGCGATCAACTTCCGAAAGGCCAGGGAGATCGGCCTGAAGATCCCCTTCGGGTTCCTGGAACGCGCCACCTACGTCTACGACTACCAGGGGCGGATCGTCCGGCGCAACGGCGTGGCCGTCGATCCCACGAAGTAGCCGGCCCCTGCTCGGTTAACCGGCCGCTAACGCTGATCCCCTATCCTGGTTAGAGGGCCGGTGAGGCCCGCCGGTTCCGAATCGCGGCAGACAAGGGGCCGCCGCCTTGAGCAAGCTCAGCTTCAGACAGCACCGCAGCCCGAGATACCGCAAGGCGGCCATCCTGGGGCTGCCGCCGCTCGCGCTGCTCCTGGTCGCCGGGCTGATCTGGGGCGAGCTGCAGAGCAACGCCCAGCACCTCTATCGCTGGCCCTTCTCGGAGGTCGGCAACTTCCTCGCCGGCGCCCGCTACCGGGTGAACCTGACATGCCAGGCCCGACCGCGGGCCCGCTTGCATACCCTGCGGGCCGCCGATTTCGAGGACGCCAGAGGCTACCTCGAGACCGAGCTGCCCGGCTGCCAGCTCGCCGAAATCCGCCGGGTCGACCGCTCCTGGTACTAGGAATAGAGGCCTGCCAGGGTGACGAAGAAGGTCAGGAGCCACTCCACTGGAACGCCGACGATCCAGTAGAAGACGTTCAGATCGAGCCCGACCTCGCGCCCGAGCATCGGCAGCAGGAAGATCACGCCGATGATGATCAGAAAGCCGAAGCGCTCCAGCCTTGCCAGAGGCCGGGCCAGGGCGTCCGGCAGCAGGCCGACCGCGACCCGGCCGCCGTCCAGCGGCGGCAGCGGCAGCATGTTGAAGACCGCGAGCACCAAGTTGATCAGGATCGAGTTGTAGAGATTGCTGCCGAGCCATCCGGCGACGGACAGGGGCAGGAGTGGCAGCAGGTGGAACATCAGGGCCGAGGCGGTCGCCAGGATCAGGTTCGCCGCGGGGCCGGCGGCCGCGACCAGGACCATGTCGCGACGCGGGTGCCGCAGGCGGTGGAAGGCGACCGGCACCGGCTTGGCCCAGCCGAAGAGGAAAGGCGCCCTGAGGATCAGCAGCATGGCCGGCAGCAGGACGGTGCCGAAGAGGTCGACGTGGCGAAAGGGGTTGAAGCTGACCCGCCCGAGCTGCCGCGCGGTGTCGTCGCCCAGGCGCCAAGCCACGAAGCCGTGCGCCGC contains:
- a CDS encoding FAD-dependent oxidoreductase, which produces MKSQVRVAVIGGGVVGCSVLYHLTKFGWTDVALIERAELTAGSTWHAAGGFHTLNADTNMAALQGYTIRLYKELEEISGQSCSLHHSGGMTLATTPERMDFLKAARAMHRHMGLETELIGLGEIKKLAPIVNTEGVLGALYDPLDGHLDPSGTTHAYAKAARLQGAEIYLRNRVVELTHRRDGTWDVVTEQGTIHAEHVVNAGGLWAREVNALAGIYLPLHPMEHQYLVTDDIPEIYERDSEHPHVLDPEGESYLRQEGRGLVIGFYEQSCEPWAVAGTPWEFGQDLLPNKLERIGDILEVAYHRYPVLEKAGVKRIINGPFTFAPDGNPLVGPVPGLRNFWSACAVMAGFSQGGGVGLTLAEWMVEGEPSRDVFAMDVARFGNYCTEAYTRAKVSENYQRRFAVSYPNEELPAGRPLETTPAYEVWKRQGAVFGQGYGMEAVNYFAPEGEARFETPSFRRSNAFEPVGEECRAVREAVGINEIHNFGKYEVTGLVAADWLDRIMAGRIPEVGRVALSPMLSPKGRLIGDFTISRLAEERFQLTASYGAQAYHLRWFRQHLPHRATEVPEVEVRNLSQELIGFQIAGPRSRELLARLTLADVSKEAFPFLAVREIDVGPCAAIVQRVTFTGDLGYEIYVPAAKQLALYYALEDAGKDLGLRPFGMRAMMSLRLEKGFGSWLREYKPDYTPAETGLDRFVAYNKPADFIGKAAALAEKAAGPERRLCSFTVEAADADVWADEPIWKDGAVVGFVTSGGYAHYVEKSVALGFLPVELIAPGCEVEIEILGERRKARLIEAPLFDPKGERMRG
- a CDS encoding ATP-binding protein, producing the protein MVKALRPENRHPDHGLALVAGGRSGRRVQALEPMVAERPSAALDRQLERLRAQNEVLELIASGASLNQVLQQLVRIAERSVRSGRCTIELSDPEVLGSWTEPRRGSAPRAPMMAESPAGPGTGLLRPEPATHRVAGTEARRERHPSGAALRCWSEPIRGPQNENHGILSVQYRDDRELAGEDLEAITELARIAGIAVEQQRREQVRRQASERFTTLSRSLPGVVYQLQVTAEGRLRYTFLSEGLRDVFGIAPEAALADAETLHDCYEMEAGAPLRQRFIDASKSLALWEHESWITTLDGRRRYIHDSARPHRRGDGSVIWEGIILDATRTKEAEVELRRAKEEAEQASHAKTRLLAQLRSANQRFESLVANVPGVVYQRKVTPEGEIFYTYISDGAKDLFGLTPEEVLADSQALFNCHGPDYRKGFRDRLLAASKTLSLWDVEAQIITASGETKYTHAIARPHKEADGSVLWDGLILDSTRIKKAEMALREAKDQAECSNRAKTQFLATMGHELRTPLNAIIGFSEIIADQRLGPVANPNYLDYAKDILASGQELLRHINDILEFTRLESGELQLSEGDVDLARLLEDVAEDARALAVPGGAELVLAPLKDRILLLGDEERLRRLLWHLTSNAIKFTTAGDRIHIAAEVDPDGHAVLSIADTGIGMAPADISKAKEVFAQLDGRLSRRFAGLGLGIPLAMAIAKMHGATLSFTSEVAVGTRATLVLPKTRVITGSGETRGTQAAVGQGRRQPRTGNPSRAPQAPFKGPGIQI
- a CDS encoding MFS transporter; amino-acid sequence: MKDGQPLKRRLLDALTMLLVSGLSLTLLIYVGFGEAQRTFEQFYLEKIQAQGSIIRGTMETFLRAGLPMKQYAGFNTTVEPVLRSDGSIAEIAAFDRAGQTVFSSRDSGLPLFTEVWRSSLEDDARFEIRRNRDHYQVVLPFRNKFEVVGHLAISLPQSVIDERVRQSFEPLVWVSLCLSAVFTVFVSLAGPAIRSRRLPWLQIAFAMTFLTMAVFVIGSLVSLYSEGVQAKTKALADTLGHRLSDIVAFNLNIREIDGLDRVLGEYQLLNPDISAAGLTIDGRVEIHTDENLIGKGWVTQTGTYEYVVDLTPPDDPRNIRVAVALPSDIVFSRIVRSVKNFAALFVASAFLAGLFLQIAGSMRRPGAPLSAEASGKEDNLLLDLVKPVFFVAVFLEHLNYAFLPQFMHEVTDRVGLSAGFASIPFMTFYLCFALALIPSGHYAQRFGARPLMYVGLLLAALGLFMLNFSQVDLALATLARGLSGIGQGMLFIGVQSYILATAAPGRKTQGAAIIVLGFQGGMISGMAIGSLLVSYTGPEGMFTLSGGIALALALYALLVVPARAAAPAEAQGGGALRDLARHLSLALRNSDFLRTMVLIGIPAKAVLTGVIIFALPLLLAKQGYREEDIGQIIMIYAAAVVLSSSYVSRLVDRIGRTHEILFWGATICGAGLTLIAFLDWQPPGSANSALPTTILILGVAIVGIAHGFINAPVVTHVAESVLARKLGAESLTATYRFLERVGHIAGPIVISQLFLLGGQESKLMLWVAGAITLFGLIFLVRTPSIELEGPERETA
- a CDS encoding ABC transporter substrate binding protein, with amino-acid sequence MPARRPRIRNYGLHPIGLVLVLCCGALAGPAAAATEPAYYEWFRPSAGNLDNWLLEDLGGEPDQLRIRSRERRGLRAPRRIVVLFPRPSSAYDAAMNKILDLFHDKGFDAEIRAINFHRDDHRGRRALAEAEAWGAELIFSMGSESTAWLWRHYRGGRIPVVSVCSKDPVLLGQAKDYEAGSGTNFAFTSLNMPVEAQMAYLMELKPNLKNLGILVNSQNLSAVETQAKPMLRHAAKRGVRVLYLDVKNPKVAAKELSSLVDRAVTTMRKNDPTLDRSLFWITGSTAVFREIEAINASSDRVPVLSVVPDVVRAGDDSAVLSIGIGFQSNAHLAAIYGIDVLEGRLRIGEVGVGIVSPPDIAINFRKAREIGLKIPFGFLERATYVYDYQGRIVRRNGVAVDPTK
- a CDS encoding site-2 protease family protein, with the translated sequence MDFDSFGFLYVASVWVLPVLLAITLHEAAHGFVAWRLGDDTARQLGRVSFNPFRHVDLFGTVLLPAMLLILRAPFLFGWAKPVPVAFHRLRHPRRDMVLVAAAGPAANLILATASALMFHLLPLLPLSVAGWLGSNLYNSILINLVLAVFNMLPLPPLDGGRVAVGLLPDALARPLARLERFGFLIIIGVIFLLPMLGREVGLDLNVFYWIVGVPVEWLLTFFVTLAGLYS